A single region of the Vagococcus teuberi genome encodes:
- a CDS encoding CDP-glycerol glycerophosphotransferase family protein, protein MKKLIEKLISIWFSMLGHLPKKNIVYFESFHGKQFSDNPKAIYDYLKEENTTLELVWGVTAGYEETFKEKKVPHVRRFSLHWFFMMPRAKFWVINTRTPLWLTKSKKTTYIQTWHGTPLKRIGADIEEVNIPGYTKESYDKEFLAESKRWDYLTTSSRYTTTHFKQAFGYSGKIIEKGFPRNDQLVNLKQNNDKADDLRAILGISPDKKIVLYAPTWRETDNKTSEGYEFNIDFPYTNFLKQFSDEMVLLVRMHYLVAQTLDFSSWPTDQVIDVSTGYDMSDLLLISDVLITDYSSCLFDFSLTNRAMLFFMPDSTQYEEDIRGFYLPIQSLLPGPIIKEPDALIEQLKQLDDIVVDKQYEEFKQTFCDHETGKSAQAVAEIIKKEMSETR, encoded by the coding sequence ATGAAAAAATTGATAGAAAAATTGATTTCAATCTGGTTTAGTATGCTAGGCCATTTGCCGAAAAAAAATATTGTCTACTTTGAAAGCTTTCATGGTAAGCAGTTTAGTGATAATCCTAAAGCAATTTACGATTATCTAAAAGAAGAAAATACAACACTTGAACTAGTGTGGGGAGTGACAGCTGGATATGAGGAGACCTTTAAAGAAAAAAAGGTCCCTCATGTTCGACGTTTTTCTTTACACTGGTTTTTTATGATGCCCAGAGCTAAATTTTGGGTGATTAATACGAGAACACCATTATGGTTAACAAAATCAAAAAAGACAACTTATATCCAAACATGGCACGGAACCCCACTAAAACGAATTGGTGCAGATATAGAAGAGGTCAATATACCTGGTTACACCAAAGAAAGTTATGACAAAGAGTTTTTAGCAGAAAGCAAGAGATGGGATTATTTAACCACGTCAAGTCGATACACTACCACACATTTTAAACAAGCATTTGGCTATTCTGGAAAAATCATCGAAAAAGGATTTCCAAGAAATGACCAATTAGTTAATCTGAAACAAAATAATGATAAGGCTGATGATTTAAGAGCTATACTAGGCATTTCACCAGATAAGAAAATAGTTTTGTATGCACCTACTTGGCGTGAGACAGATAACAAGACATCAGAGGGCTATGAATTTAATATCGATTTTCCTTATACAAATTTTTTGAAACAGTTCAGTGATGAGATGGTATTGTTAGTCCGAATGCACTATTTAGTGGCACAAACACTTGATTTTTCAAGTTGGCCAACTGATCAAGTCATTGACGTTTCAACCGGGTATGATATGAGCGATTTGCTGCTAATCAGTGATGTGTTGATTACAGATTATTCCTCGTGTCTATTTGATTTTAGTTTAACCAACAGAGCAATGCTGTTCTTTATGCCAGATTCAACCCAATATGAAGAAGACATTCGCGGCTTTTATCTGCCCATTCAATCATTGTTGCCAGGACCGATTATTAAAGAACCTGATGCCTTAATCGAGCAATTAAAGCAACTAGATGATATTGTGGTGGATAAACAATACGAAGAGTTTAAACAAACATTTTGTGACCATGAAACTGGTAAGTCAGCACAAGCAGTCGCAGAGATAATAAAAAAAGAAATGAGTGAAACACGATGA
- a CDS encoding ABC transporter permease: MNDVKNVITEQFKNFGIIRRISKYEEKATYQSHYLGLLWQVLNPAIQIGIYYLVFGLGMKRKDIDGVPYIIWMLVGIIAWFFINSSILGESNSIYKQIGMVSKMKFPVSILPTVNMASNFKSYRWMMFILFVSMFTVGIYPNIYWLQYFYYLFCMFAFLFAFGILNSTISVLVRDYHIMLQSILRLLFYLSGPIWEFQRIFAGTKHAWVTRLLELNPIYYIIDGFRDSLLYGHWFWEKGVQTVFFWLIVGVLLILGSHIHMKFRARFMDFI; encoded by the coding sequence GTGAATGACGTAAAGAACGTAATTACGGAACAATTTAAAAATTTTGGGATTATTCGTCGTATTTCGAAATATGAAGAAAAAGCCACTTATCAAAGTCACTATCTGGGCCTGTTGTGGCAAGTATTAAATCCAGCAATTCAGATTGGGATTTATTATTTAGTCTTTGGTTTGGGAATGAAGAGAAAAGACATAGATGGTGTGCCGTATATTATTTGGATGCTTGTAGGGATTATTGCGTGGTTCTTTATTAATAGTTCAATATTAGGAGAATCAAATAGTATCTACAAACAAATTGGAATGGTCTCGAAAATGAAGTTCCCAGTCAGTATTTTACCGACTGTTAATATGGCAAGTAACTTTAAAAGTTATCGATGGATGATGTTCATTTTATTTGTGTCCATGTTTACCGTTGGAATTTATCCTAATATCTATTGGTTACAGTATTTTTATTATCTATTCTGTATGTTTGCCTTTCTGTTTGCTTTTGGCATATTGAATTCAACTATTTCAGTGTTGGTGCGAGATTACCACATCATGCTTCAATCGATTTTACGTTTATTATTCTATCTATCAGGACCTATTTGGGAATTCCAACGTATTTTTGCAGGAACGAAACATGCTTGGGTAACACGTCTACTTGAATTGAATCCTATCTACTATATTATAGATGGGTTTAGAGATTCGTTGCTTTACGGTCACTGGTTCTGGGAAAAAGGCGTACAAACTGTCTTTTTCTGGTTAATTGTTGGCGTCTTATTGATTTTAGGATCACACATTCACATGAAATTTAGAGCACGCTTTATGGACTTTATCTAA
- a CDS encoding WecB/TagA/CpsF family glycosyltransferase — protein sequence MTKKVEYILNTPVDYLTMTDIKQDLSWYFDHHQKMVLASINPQIILISEKNKCVKSFIEHATHRFADGIGIVKMSQWTNGRIKERVAGIDVMASVLEFCHENKKSIFLYGAKPKVVAQAARNIQKDYSNIRVSGWLDGYDKKSSGEIIDIINQHHADVLFVALGSPKQEEWLQRYMPQLNPTIFQTVGGSFDVYSGEVKRAPEVFIKTNLEWLYRSVSNPKRFNRIFQVPLFVTKGLVWHLKQSKQ from the coding sequence ATGACTAAAAAGGTAGAATATATTTTAAATACGCCTGTTGACTATTTGACCATGACAGATATTAAACAAGATTTATCCTGGTATTTTGACCATCATCAAAAAATGGTGCTTGCAAGTATCAACCCGCAAATCATTTTAATATCTGAAAAAAATAAGTGTGTCAAATCATTTATTGAGCATGCGACTCATCGCTTTGCTGATGGCATTGGTATTGTCAAAATGTCGCAATGGACAAACGGACGTATCAAAGAACGGGTTGCAGGGATTGACGTAATGGCAAGTGTGTTAGAATTTTGTCATGAAAATAAAAAATCAATCTTTTTATATGGAGCAAAACCAAAAGTGGTCGCACAAGCCGCACGTAACATACAAAAAGACTACTCAAACATTCGAGTGAGTGGATGGTTAGATGGCTATGACAAAAAAAGCAGTGGTGAAATTATTGATATAATTAATCAACATCATGCCGATGTGTTATTTGTTGCATTAGGATCACCTAAACAAGAGGAGTGGTTACAACGCTACATGCCACAACTCAATCCAACTATCTTTCAAACAGTTGGAGGAAGTTTTGATGTGTATAGTGGTGAAGTGAAACGAGCTCCTGAAGTATTTATCAAAACAAATTTAGAGTGGTTATATCGCTCGGTAAGTAACCCGAAACGCTTTAACCGTATTTTTCAAGTACCTTTGTTTGTCACAAAAGGATTAGTGTGGCATTTAAAACAAAGTAAACAGTAA
- a CDS encoding CDP-glycerol glycerophosphotransferase family protein translates to MTHILVSYLKELYSVVVRRLSKKNKLKPVIKRVCYLMSFPNNNQGLIEAVSYEQQVIVLYKKNCLEEVKQLESFGIECINLDTVSGFIKGINCLCQSQVIIADNYFAFLGDITFKQNQTVYQLWHATGAIKQFGLEDKSAAKRSEKDKNRFIRVYESFDYVFVASKKMADVFRRSYGFSKEQILFTGFPRTDRLCQRIVKQNSNKRRVLYLPTYRENEPVETWLLDIKKVADSLKNEGLLQVKLHPHVELEHINQTNVDWISSHESADEYIMQADVLITDYSSVAFDFTLANPTGQLIMYWPDETKYRQVTGIQPNIEADFPQPVTHTTDDVIKQLTNYPMLEGNKLFNALWNTYNDGQATNRVLDEIKEVLDGEK, encoded by the coding sequence ATGACACATATATTGGTTAGTTACTTAAAAGAGCTATATAGTGTTGTCGTTAGACGATTATCTAAAAAAAATAAATTGAAACCAGTAATCAAAAGAGTCTGTTACTTGATGAGTTTTCCTAATAATAATCAAGGTCTGATTGAAGCTGTATCATACGAGCAACAAGTGATTGTTTTATATAAAAAAAATTGCTTAGAAGAAGTGAAACAACTTGAAAGTTTTGGGATTGAGTGTATCAATCTAGACACAGTTAGTGGTTTCATCAAAGGAATTAATTGTCTTTGTCAAAGTCAGGTGATAATAGCTGATAATTATTTTGCGTTTTTAGGAGATATTACCTTTAAACAAAATCAAACAGTTTACCAACTTTGGCATGCGACTGGAGCAATCAAACAATTTGGCTTAGAAGATAAGTCAGCTGCTAAACGCTCTGAAAAAGATAAAAATCGTTTTATACGAGTGTATGAGTCCTTTGATTATGTCTTTGTTGCGTCAAAAAAAATGGCCGATGTATTTAGAAGAAGTTACGGCTTTTCTAAAGAACAAATACTTTTTACTGGCTTTCCAAGAACAGATAGATTATGTCAAAGAATAGTTAAACAAAACAGTAACAAAAGACGTGTTCTATATTTACCCACTTACCGTGAAAATGAACCTGTTGAAACATGGTTATTAGATATCAAAAAAGTAGCTGATAGCTTAAAAAATGAGGGATTGCTTCAAGTGAAGCTACATCCCCACGTTGAGTTAGAACATATTAATCAAACAAATGTCGACTGGATATCGTCACACGAATCGGCTGATGAGTATATCATGCAAGCGGATGTTTTGATTACCGATTATTCTTCTGTGGCGTTTGATTTTACTCTAGCCAATCCGACTGGTCAGCTAATCATGTATTGGCCGGATGAAACGAAGTATCGTCAAGTCACTGGTATTCAACCAAATATTGAAGCCGATTTTCCGCAACCTGTGACGCATACAACAGACGACGTCATTAAACAACTAACTAATTACCCGATGCTTGAGGGAAATAAGCTGTTTAATGCATTATGGAATACATATAACGACGGACAAGCAACAAACAGAGTATTAGATGAAATCAAAGAAGTATTGGATGGAGAAAAATGA
- a CDS encoding ABC transporter ATP-binding protein — MITKEYDLYKKKSDKIKALFKFSEKSVPHFWGLRGIDLKVYPGEAVGLIGINGSGKSTLSNILAGIIPQTTGQLTIKGETSIIAIGAGLKPQLTGLENIRLKCLMQGLTNEEVDEILPDIMEFADIGDFVNQPVKNYSSGMRSRLGFAIAVHNNPDVLIIDEALSVGDDTFYQKCVDRILQFKKEGKTIFFVSHSLNQVKKLCDKVAWIHYGELREYGDTEEVVANYNDFIKWFRALSEKEKKEYQNGYKEKQKNFNVNELKEIAVERGHGKSVLRGPAIGTMSTLTKVVLLAMIAALVVFGTLHVRGRSFKSYFAKDTTQKIEQTVIDKTSMDKLYDTYIG, encoded by the coding sequence ATGATTACCAAAGAATATGATTTATATAAGAAAAAGTCCGATAAAATCAAGGCATTGTTCAAGTTCTCAGAAAAAAGTGTACCGCATTTTTGGGGACTAAGGGGAATAGATTTGAAGGTCTATCCAGGTGAAGCAGTGGGGTTAATCGGAATTAATGGATCAGGAAAATCAACGTTATCAAATATATTAGCAGGAATCATCCCTCAAACAACTGGGCAATTGACAATCAAAGGCGAAACATCTATTATTGCCATTGGAGCTGGATTGAAACCACAATTAACAGGTCTTGAAAACATTCGATTAAAATGTTTGATGCAAGGGTTAACCAATGAAGAAGTCGACGAAATACTACCAGATATTATGGAGTTTGCTGATATTGGGGATTTTGTTAACCAACCAGTAAAAAACTACTCAAGCGGGATGCGATCACGCTTAGGTTTTGCGATCGCCGTACACAATAATCCTGATGTTTTGATTATTGACGAGGCGTTATCAGTAGGGGACGATACGTTCTATCAAAAATGTGTGGATCGTATTTTACAATTTAAAAAAGAAGGAAAAACAATTTTCTTTGTATCACACTCTCTTAACCAAGTAAAAAAACTATGTGATAAAGTGGCATGGATTCATTACGGTGAATTACGTGAATATGGTGACACAGAAGAAGTCGTTGCCAACTACAATGACTTTATTAAATGGTTTAGAGCCTTATCAGAAAAAGAGAAAAAAGAGTATCAAAATGGCTACAAAGAAAAGCAAAAAAACTTTAATGTTAATGAATTAAAAGAAATAGCCGTTGAAAGAGGACACGGTAAATCTGTCTTAAGAGGTCCGGCCATTGGAACGATGTCAACGCTAACTAAAGTTGTTTTACTCGCAATGATTGCCGCGTTAGTAGTATTTGGTACGTTACACGTTAGAGGAAGATCGTTTAAGTCTTACTTTGCCAAAGATACCACACAGAAAATCGAACAAACAGTGATAGACAAAACCTCTATGGATAAATTGTATGACACATATATTGGTTAG
- a CDS encoding LCP family protein, with protein sequence MSKKKNKKNQKKTDKNLKIQEFSSLHSRKNNRKKDSGLKKTLLSISKILGVLLAISLLGIVVYGIKMVVDGNKFLNDAYKPRETSQVENEKIDVQKDPISILLLGLDDDAEDTRGTGGARTDSMILLTINPSNELVSMVSIPRDTYTHISTKNFDGNDKINAAYAHGGVEGSITAVEELLNVPINYYATADFQAFEDVVNAVGGVEIDVPFTLTEQNSKGKKVVKLKEGKHNLNGEEALAFARTRYVDNDIERGKRQQEVLEAIAQKAMEVGSLAKYKSILNALDGHVTTDMPPSRILSVAQSGLTKDYKFDSYVFSWMSYNYGEQSMVGLHKDSIDYISHKLRLSLGLEKADDRDDASYKFETDGLVDPRTYPQDGMAIDDY encoded by the coding sequence GTGAGTAAAAAGAAAAATAAAAAAAATCAGAAAAAAACTGACAAAAATCTTAAAATACAAGAATTCAGTTCCTTACACTCTAGAAAAAATAATCGCAAGAAAGATTCTGGGTTAAAGAAGACACTATTGAGTATTAGCAAAATTTTGGGTGTATTGCTCGCCATCTCTCTTTTGGGAATTGTCGTATACGGTATTAAGATGGTAGTCGATGGTAATAAATTTTTAAATGATGCTTATAAGCCAAGAGAGACAAGTCAAGTAGAAAATGAGAAGATTGATGTGCAAAAAGACCCAATTTCTATTCTTTTACTTGGTCTTGATGATGATGCAGAGGATACTCGAGGAACAGGCGGTGCTAGGACGGATTCAATGATTCTATTAACAATCAATCCGTCAAATGAGCTTGTCAGCATGGTAAGTATTCCACGTGATACCTATACACATATTTCTACTAAAAATTTTGATGGAAACGATAAAATAAATGCAGCATATGCTCACGGTGGGGTAGAAGGATCTATAACGGCTGTGGAAGAACTATTAAATGTCCCAATCAATTATTACGCGACAGCAGATTTCCAGGCATTTGAAGATGTTGTTAATGCAGTTGGTGGAGTAGAAATTGATGTTCCGTTTACGTTGACAGAACAGAATTCAAAAGGCAAAAAAGTAGTGAAACTAAAAGAAGGAAAGCATAATTTAAACGGTGAAGAAGCACTAGCATTTGCAAGAACTCGTTATGTTGATAATGATATTGAACGAGGAAAACGTCAACAAGAAGTGCTTGAGGCTATTGCTCAAAAAGCCATGGAAGTGGGATCATTGGCAAAGTATAAGAGCATATTGAACGCATTAGATGGTCATGTAACAACCGATATGCCACCAAGTCGTATTTTATCAGTAGCGCAATCTGGTTTAACGAAAGACTATAAGTTTGATTCATACGTCTTTTCATGGATGAGTTATAACTATGGTGAGCAAAGTATGGTGGGGTTACATAAAGATAGTATAGACTACATTTCACATAAATTACGTCTATCTTTAGGGTTAGAAAAAGCCGACGATCGTGATGACGCAAGTTACAAGTTTGAAACGGATGGACTTGTTGACCCAAGAACCTATCCACAAGATGGGATGGCAATTGATGATTATTAA
- a CDS encoding glycosyltransferase family 4 protein has protein sequence MDFIFEISFRLVLTMLFSFIITPFIRKLAFVIGAVDQPNKRRINTKPMPTAGGLAIFITFSLSILFLFDDIIPTSYALHLIIPSGIIVITGLIDDIFEITPKQKMIGIILAALYVCFVFDIIMHSITLPYFGTIEFGWLSYPITILWIAGLTNAINLIDGLDGLASGVSIIALTTIGIIGYIGASTGAVNIVVPLSIFILLMSTLGFFPFNFFPAKIYLGDTGALFLGFLISLLSLQGLKNATFISLITPLIILGVPLTDTVFAMIRRILNKKPISSADKMHLHHRLISLGFTHRGAVIMIYCMALIFSLISFLYLFTNTWGNVFLTIASLLGLQLFIELIELSGENRQPLLHTLKFIGNKAYRKRKLTEYEQKKKKE, from the coding sequence ATGGACTTTATTTTTGAAATATCATTTCGTTTAGTTTTAACGATGCTCTTTTCTTTTATTATAACACCTTTCATTCGTAAATTAGCCTTTGTCATTGGAGCAGTTGATCAACCTAATAAGCGACGAATCAATACTAAACCAATGCCTACTGCAGGTGGATTAGCTATTTTTATCACATTTTCATTATCCATTTTATTTTTATTTGATGATATTATTCCAACAAGCTACGCCTTGCACTTGATTATTCCTTCAGGGATTATTGTCATAACTGGGTTAATTGATGACATTTTTGAAATTACTCCCAAACAAAAAATGATTGGTATTATATTAGCCGCACTCTATGTGTGTTTTGTTTTCGATATTATCATGCACTCAATTACATTACCTTATTTTGGTACGATTGAATTTGGTTGGTTAAGCTATCCTATTACTATTTTATGGATTGCTGGATTAACAAATGCCATTAACTTAATTGATGGACTCGATGGTTTAGCATCCGGTGTGTCGATTATTGCGTTGACAACTATTGGGATTATCGGATACATTGGGGCCTCTACCGGAGCAGTGAATATTGTGGTCCCTCTTAGTATTTTTATTTTGCTGATGAGTACATTGGGATTTTTCCCCTTTAATTTCTTTCCAGCAAAAATTTATTTGGGGGATACTGGTGCTTTATTTTTAGGTTTTTTGATCTCGTTATTATCCTTACAAGGTCTAAAAAACGCTACCTTTATCTCGCTTATCACACCACTTATTATTTTAGGCGTTCCTTTAACAGATACTGTATTTGCAATGATTAGACGAATACTCAATAAAAAACCTATCTCATCAGCCGATAAAATGCATTTGCATCACCGACTTATTTCATTAGGATTTACGCATCGTGGAGCGGTTATTATGATTTATTGTATGGCATTAATCTTTTCGCTTATTTCATTTTTATATTTGTTTACCAATACATGGGGTAATGTTTTTCTCACTATCGCCTCTTTACTAGGTTTACAACTATTTATCGAATTAATCGAATTGAGCGGAGAAAATCGCCAACCTCTACTTCACACGTTAAAATTTATTGGGAATAAAGCATATCGAAAAAGAAAACTAACGGAATACGAGCAAAAAAAAAAGAAAGAATAA
- a CDS encoding YihY/virulence factor BrkB family protein, with amino-acid sequence MEKTTEKKDWRSFIRDFLSTLKQADVTIYSIVVTYYMLLSFFPLLIVIGNILPYLKIDETQIYPYIRELLPPDIYRILKDTIEDLLTKSNGGLLSISALGTFWAISKGINGIRISLDKAYGISKQKTQVIRRLLSFFMVFLLMLALLVLMFIMGFGQVILEHLLPIVGMPEDILSTFQTLRWPVTISVLFVVMMCIYYFLPSAKIHFKTILFGAVFTTLTWMLVTQLFSLYVTHFSGKISSYGIIGGFILFMFWLNIASSIIIIGGVINVTVEKFLYGPINPKESFVSHYVETRMKQVKAKRKEKKKE; translated from the coding sequence ATGGAAAAAACTACAGAAAAGAAGGATTGGCGATCGTTTATCAGAGACTTTTTATCTACTTTAAAACAGGCGGATGTTACTATCTACTCGATTGTCGTTACTTATTATATGTTGCTGTCTTTTTTTCCACTCCTCATTGTGATTGGTAACATATTACCTTATTTAAAAATTGATGAAACACAAATTTACCCATATATACGAGAATTATTACCACCGGATATTTATCGTATTTTAAAAGATACGATAGAGGATTTATTAACGAAAAGTAATGGTGGATTATTATCAATTTCCGCATTAGGTACATTTTGGGCTATTAGTAAAGGGATAAATGGGATACGAATAAGTTTGGATAAAGCATATGGTATTTCTAAACAAAAAACACAAGTTATCAGGCGATTATTATCATTTTTTATGGTGTTTCTATTGATGCTTGCTTTATTGGTATTAATGTTTATCATGGGATTTGGTCAAGTCATATTAGAACACTTACTGCCAATTGTTGGTATGCCTGAAGATATACTATCAACATTTCAAACGCTACGGTGGCCAGTAACAATCTCTGTTTTATTTGTTGTTATGATGTGTATCTATTATTTTTTACCAAGTGCGAAAATTCATTTTAAAACGATTTTGTTTGGTGCCGTTTTTACCACGTTAACATGGATGTTGGTTACTCAATTATTTAGCTTATATGTGACGCATTTTTCAGGGAAAATTTCTAGTTACGGTATTATTGGAGGGTTTATTCTCTTTATGTTTTGGCTGAATATTGCCTCGTCAATTATTATTATTGGTGGCGTAATAAACGTGACGGTTGAAAAATTTTTATATGGTCCAATTAATCCTAAAGAAAGTTTTGTTAGCCATTACGTGGAAACTAGGATGAAACAAGTTAAAGCAAAGCGAAAAGAAAAAAAGAAAGAATAA
- the map gene encoding type I methionyl aminopeptidase, which produces MITLKSAREIDEMEKSGQLLASVHEALRDFIKPGITSWDIEVFVRNMIEDHGGVAAQIGYEGYEYATCCSINDEICHGFPRKTPLKDGDLIKVDMCIDLKGAMSDSCWAYVVGKSTPEIDHLMEVTEKALYKGIEQATVGNRIGDIGHAIQTYVEGENLSVVRDFIGHGIGPTIHEAPSVPHYGQAGKGLRLKEGMVITIEPMVNTGTWQMKMDNNGWTARTQDGGLSCQYEHTIAITADGPRILTLQDE; this is translated from the coding sequence ATGATTACATTAAAATCAGCAAGAGAAATAGATGAAATGGAAAAATCTGGTCAATTATTAGCTAGTGTTCATGAAGCGTTAAGAGATTTTATAAAACCAGGTATAACAAGCTGGGATATTGAAGTATTTGTTAGAAATATGATTGAAGATCATGGTGGGGTTGCCGCTCAGATCGGATACGAAGGCTATGAGTATGCAACGTGCTGTAGTATTAATGATGAAATCTGTCATGGATTTCCAAGAAAAACACCATTAAAAGATGGCGATTTAATCAAAGTTGATATGTGTATTGATTTAAAAGGGGCTATGTCAGATTCTTGTTGGGCGTATGTTGTTGGAAAATCAACACCAGAAATTGACCATTTAATGGAAGTAACGGAAAAAGCTCTTTACAAAGGGATTGAGCAAGCAACAGTTGGCAATCGTATTGGCGATATCGGTCATGCGATTCAGACATACGTTGAAGGTGAAAATCTTTCTGTCGTTCGAGATTTTATTGGACATGGAATTGGGCCAACTATCCATGAAGCGCCATCTGTTCCTCACTATGGACAAGCTGGAAAAGGACTAAGATTAAAAGAAGGGATGGTTATTACGATTGAACCAATGGTAAATACCGGAACTTGGCAAATGAAAATGGATAACAATGGTTGGACTGCAAGAACACAAGATGGTGGTTTAAGTTGTCAGTATGAGCATACAATTGCCATTACTGCTGATGGACCGAGAATCTTAACTTTACAAGATGAATAG
- a CDS encoding flavodoxin, whose translation MAIAKIVYASLTGNTEEIADIVAERLEEKGLDVEIEECTQVDAEEFLDADICIVGSYTYDDVLVPDEIADFYEDLLELDLTGKIYGVIGSGDTFYPCFCQVVDQFDKAFQSTGAIKGAESVKVDLAAEEDDIVALEAFADALVKQLD comes from the coding sequence ATGGCTATTGCAAAAATTGTTTATGCAAGTCTTACTGGCAACACGGAAGAAATAGCAGATATCGTAGCAGAACGTTTAGAAGAAAAAGGGTTAGACGTTGAGATTGAGGAATGTACACAAGTTGATGCTGAAGAGTTTTTAGATGCAGATATTTGTATTGTCGGTAGTTATACCTATGATGATGTCTTAGTTCCAGATGAAATTGCTGACTTTTATGAAGATTTATTAGAACTGGATTTAACTGGAAAAATATATGGTGTCATCGGATCTGGAGACACCTTTTATCCATGTTTCTGCCAAGTAGTCGATCAGTTTGATAAAGCGTTCCAATCAACTGGTGCGATAAAAGGTGCTGAGTCCGTTAAAGTTGACTTAGCTGCTGAAGAAGATGATATTGTTGCTCTTGAAGCATTTGCAGATGCATTAGTAAAACAACTTGATTAA
- a CDS encoding TetR/AcrR family transcriptional regulator — protein MARKKTITREHILSAVFEVISTEGFSGFTARNIANKMKTSTQPIYLEFKNMDELRNVFIDQVTAGLRNEVYNQSYTDDCIVDLIVNYVKFASENSVFYKALFVDNHDSGTKLNKFTRNLFYDKINQDDVYAKLSDEVKEAIFTNCWVMSVGLSSLAASNRAKPTVEEIEVIIKNVIEMSKKHPKVSLTKLK, from the coding sequence ATGGCTAGGAAAAAGACAATTACACGAGAACATATCCTATCAGCAGTGTTTGAAGTGATTTCGACTGAAGGATTTAGTGGATTTACCGCAAGGAATATTGCGAATAAAATGAAAACATCAACTCAACCAATTTATTTGGAGTTTAAAAATATGGATGAGTTACGTAATGTTTTTATCGATCAAGTGACAGCTGGTTTAAGAAATGAAGTTTACAATCAAAGCTATACAGACGATTGTATTGTTGATTTGATAGTTAATTATGTAAAATTTGCTTCTGAAAACAGTGTCTTTTACAAAGCACTTTTTGTAGATAATCACGATAGTGGGACGAAACTAAATAAGTTTACACGTAATTTGTTTTATGACAAAATTAATCAGGATGATGTGTACGCGAAACTATCTGATGAAGTGAAAGAAGCAATATTTACTAATTGTTGGGTTATGAGCGTAGGATTATCTTCATTAGCAGCTTCTAACAGGGCTAAACCCACAGTTGAAGAAATCGAAGTTATAATTAAAAATGTTATTGAAATGTCTAAAAAGCACCCTAAGGTTAGTTTAACAAAATTAAAGTGA